CAAGATACATTCACAGTCACAGTGAGATGATAATATGAGAATATAACATTATCCTATAATAATCCTCTATTCATATCCCTATGGttgaataataataaaatatcaattACTTGTACTAGTAGTAGTATCATTTGAGATTTCAGGAGGGACAGGGAGGCTTACATTTTCTTTACAAGTCTTTGGTACACCTGAAGCTCCAACTTTTCAAGCACAAGATAAACACCTGATCTCAAGAATCTGACAAAAAATACCAACcaacaaacatacatacatacatatttattagcTCTCAATATGTATATCTAAGGAACCAACTACAACTACAACTACAACTACAAACTACAACTACAAACTACAACTACAGGGTGCTTGTTATTTTAGTTTGGTTCACAAGGGGTTGGGTTGAACCGCAACACTGTTTGTCCATTGAATAAAAGCTCTACTCTACTAATTAATTAGTGGATTAACTAATTTGTTAAATATGATTACACATATTACATTGCTGGATTTGTTACatctaatatattttaaataaaatgatccCGAAAAGTACCCTTTGGGGAACCTACGCCTGTTCAATTCGTTAAAAATAACATAGCATGAATCAACCCAGTCATAAGTTGATGGGACTAAACAAAATGCCGCCTCCAATAACAAAACAGACATACCTGTCTTCATGCTCCTCAAGTGCATGTCGAAGAAGTCTAAGATCACCTCTCCTCATAGCTACCACAATGtcgttatactatatatatataaaacatactcAGCAAGTTAACACAGTTGGTACCAATAAAATCTTCATTTTCCAGACCAAACTCATACGACGCAATGCCAAAGAGAATATGAGTAATTGAATCTTCTGACCAGATGGCCAAATTTACTCCATGTCAAAACTAATAACAATGGAGTCAAAAACAATAATTAAAGGAAAAATATGAACCACAAGCAATGACTTgtaaaaaaatgaaaataaatatgagaacacctcaacaaggTTATATTTCTCCAAGAGCGAACTTTTCGGTAAGATCCCAATTGAAAGCTTCACGGGTACCAGATATTTCAAGATCATCCTGTTTCAGCAAACTCCATAAATTATCGTCCCAAGATTAAATACAAGAGTAAATAgcaaaagaaaaataataaaatttaaaaaccCTAGATCACATATTTAGCCAAGTTTACATGCAAGCAGTGTTGCAGAACTCTGGAGTACTTGGCAAAAAATAGTCTCCCGATTACTCGGTCCAATTACTCGGATTACTagatcaaacttggtcaaaatcagtcaaaactcgggattactcggtcaaagtcaaacttggtcaacatccaagTATTCCCCGAGTAGCGAGTTTGCATCCTTGGACGCAAGTTATGCTCATAAAAAAAGAAACAAAGAGGAAACAAGTAAAGATAATTGCCTAGCATGTCAACTACTCAAAGAAACTTCAGTTGCATTCGGAGACGTAATATTAAAGAGTCTAAAGAAAGAAAGGAAATAAAAACCTCAAGTTTGCTGTACTCTGAGGGTCACAATGAGACAAAGCGTAAGACAATTTATGATCAgcctgcatgcatgcatgcatgataAAGAAGCAAAATATGTTAGGATCGAGCAGTCACCTAGTATGTATGTACTTGGGTGCTATTTACCATATGCTCAAGaagttgataaaaaaaaataaaaatcatgaCTAGAATGTACATACTTTACTTAAGACAAatcatatgatatgatatgatctaATTCATTGACTTACAGCTGGAAAATTTTCATTCAGCACTTCCAAGCGACCAGTGTAGTACATGTAGGTTACCTGTaatgaatttatttattatatttatttatttattaccccTATACAGTCAGTCAGTCAATTAAGGTTCCCAAACCAGTATCACCACAATCAGATATCATAAACTCATATCTTCTTCTTACCTTATCCCTGACAGGAAATTCCTCAAAATCAAATATACGAGCAGTTTCAATGCTTCTTATCACACTTCGGCAAAGATGAACAGTACCAAGCTGAAAAATTAGGTTTTCATTTAGGTCAATTGCATTAATCTACTATCAATAGAAAGCTCATAGGTATCGGTGTGTAATAAGTGAATCAAGCAGCTATCCAAAAAAGAAAAGTAACCGTATGAATTATTACTTAAAGAAAACAAAAAAGGGTGACCGTGTTAATTCTTCGCATAAACTATTTGGAAGAAGTTACATATGTATCTTATGATTTTTCTTTTAAAAGAAAAAGTATTTTAATGATAAATAGAATAGAATATCGAGGTGAACGTCAAAAAAGGTGACCTAAGAAACTCCAAACTTGCACACAGAGCAGCAATAGTGCAAGTGCAACAACATGAGAATATGAGATACCAACAGTATATAACTTAGTCAATTTTTCGACATCATCTCCATATACATAGAGAAATAAAAATACAAATCCAACATATCCATCAACAAGTAAAAGGTTAATATGCATATAAAagtagaaagaaaaataaaaaaagtagAAAAAAGGGGTATTGAACTTCTTAACAGAGTAAGAAAAACATATATGGAAACATAAGTTCTAAAGGAGAAGTGTCACCTTGAAATATACTTTAAACAACTGGCAGGTGACATATAGAGCTCCAACACGTTTTGGTCCTTTTCCCTGTAGTATAAAGACCAAATTCAAGCAATCCATTAACAGCATATAGTGTACTTACCGTAACCACATAGATCTTAATGTGTAAATTGTTATGTGCAAAAATAATAAAAGGGATGTGACTAGTTCACAATAGGAGTCTACGTATACGATAAAGTTTGAAGTAGAGATGGCAATTTCGCCGATTGACTTAATAACGGAACATTTAGGTTATGTTTTACCTCGGGTGCATAGTAATGAAGTGAAGGGGAAGAAATACATACCGCAAGCACTCCAAACACTTTCATGAGAAAAGACCCAGCAGCCTTTAGTTTCTCTGGTGTTTTGCCATTAGAAGCCAACTCTCTGTCAGCCTGCACATTTGATACCGTAACAAATTAACAAGGAATAAAAACTCAATCTTTCTTTTTTCTACGTTTTAATTTGATTCATTTTTTTGCTAGCCCGTTGTATTTGAAGATGAGAATCTCATTTCCATTTTTCTTCAATTTCAGTTTTAAGTGTTACAGTATTTTCTTACCCGCTCAGCAAGAATCCTAATTTCATACACAACTACGTACAATGCTTCTAACGCCCATGCAGATTCCCAGTTCCG
This genomic window from Rutidosis leptorrhynchoides isolate AG116_Rl617_1_P2 chromosome 2, CSIRO_AGI_Rlap_v1, whole genome shotgun sequence contains:
- the LOC139890477 gene encoding enhanced ethylene response protein 5, with product MASSSSHMSMGEAHRRITDYLNRFSDVVSYQDASSLKHLLSLSSESPSFLSLADALNLFQDANRLIRQADKYSQYAEIVAPLFRAMQSYRVGHLVESYQAFEKSSNAFIQEFRNWESAWALEALYVVVYEIRILAERADRELASNGKTPEKLKAAGSFLMKVFGVLAGKGPKRVGALYVTCQLFKVYFKLGTVHLCRSVIRSIETARIFDFEEFPVRDKVTYMYYTGRLEVLNENFPAADHKLSYALSHCDPQSTANLRMILKYLVPVKLSIGILPKSSLLEKYNLVEYNDIVVAMRRGDLRLLRHALEEHEDRFLRSGVYLVLEKLELQVYQRLVKKIYIIQKQQKEASKAHQIKLEVIVKALKWLGMEMDLDEVECIMSILIYKNLVKGYFAHKSKVAVVSKQDPFPKLNGKPINSS